Proteins encoded within one genomic window of Cyprinus carpio isolate SPL01 chromosome A15, ASM1834038v1, whole genome shotgun sequence:
- the brca2 gene encoding breast cancer type 2 susceptibility protein isoform X2, whose translation MFDNFFNQIDKELGPLNPDWFEELTAKAFRDEGRPKSSKVEEEETVKVSATSALASHSTPKIFKQPHFQSPASILNEESPYEDSSPCLFGSESDKDSQRFDRSCEKPRDYFGLLDTPKRSLAHSAKQISESLGAQINPDLSWTSSFNTPSSLAPTVILPETEEHAPSASGLKDKEATFVRKLFPSLSKGSASNATLSDTSLKQEVIAESETIQSDDLGEKPVCSPNTSLDTSGLWKQKVPSAIEDGDVRNTVQNVLDGAEDVLSIFFSNSTATLRRSKTKERIRRRITDSSKDVKSVVLTSESEEILKDDVETKRPCKNKDDTQWTPLSFSESTLNIDCSDVSLINNHNNVASSEINGCTVFNCIAENSQTFPQTVRLKSYPEGTQCQKPLLDKSPAFMLSRKPRKFVYQVPSSDLSKTVIEHKETQPVCLDQTLKENPSVEEVSSDLNKSTVASENAINNHTQPQDFKQLSTEIHDPDLGLDMTQLSKAFAEDFTQEIMPGALLDVAVKGDQNGQVQHKAELEEKNEDGSQNDISNLADISVNSPNKSTVMLTTFEISHDSGCPTTFSDLDSTTTSCADIKEFFPSFKMANNKAISIPNKTIMKAKASLDEAAGDVLINTLNGTTLKHQTIETLCKSVSGSTNANRSPIEQSIFPNHASRLRVSDAPKSDSSKSFKINISSCSSPQSNESDYKTGLKRNITVSNVGFLTETLLKEELGRGSDSSKCIHQKLDFKRIAERQTMFNINSAHNPTAVDSSREDDEENGTLTASQKADVTELCNLLEEANSQHEFTQSKPANHFSDNHTTEKEWDPDILYGIDFDDSFNCDVKEKHPIKTDSSSVNASDHIQIVDAYKLPCPMSKETQNGIVPLSVAEDGSLVDGIKSIQSHFSDNTPVHFFGFKTAKGEAISISEKSLNNARHVFEEDDQKAVCIKEVKVDIGLIKPEHVETEPTFNTFDSMSTENKTYLQIKQDVNFSSLNVNAACKERNKQVIENEGTEQNCLGEKTDVFCVDSNSHFGFSTASGAKLKVPEKALLQARKLLNDVDSLEESQTHKLTLHASGNHNGSMSTTSLKKTKAVSRSNTSIKISEPYLVTKISDGVDRLCFNSEKVFQEQKSSSDPKEVFSKIFPTETFSLQSEEGYGFQTASGKGVSVSACALKKAKDIFKDCDENIDLKMEGINDKLDVEIKQVNAFTPNCKRVTFSDVSFMEANTVLNDSDVTDDDLLLSSSVQQPPQKDLQSEFSKHPYELLPRNGNCGFSTASGKKVSISAGALQSSKDLLSDDGFSCADGSPKTKKVVDIQTDTSSIRKHKGFSTADGKKVAVSAAGLQRAKNLFRDCEEERLSFEDLQHQNFKGFSDVSKKPLTKIRMAFAGCSDISFSHEHETGDSSGNNIGFSTAGGKKVAVSATGLQRAKSLFKDCEEESLASGSHHHQVCQGFSTASGKDVTISEKALSEVRAALAGCDDTSFHHEPENTSGNNIGFSTAGGKKVAISATGLQRAKSLFKDCEEESLASGSHHHQVCQGFSTASGKDVTISEKALSEVRAAFAGCDDTSFHHEPENSSRNNIGFSTAGGKKVAVSATGLQRAKCLFKDCEEESLASGSLQHQVCQGISTASGKDVTVSEKALSEVRAAFASCDDTSFHHEPENTSGNNIGFSTAGGKKVAISANAVQRAKCLFKDCEEENLSYEEVPPQTKSSHKSSEDMVDGNLKFEQLNKKNYGFSTAGGKGVSVSEVALEEASKLFRDCDAQVTFTDSQLLQSDSSECRPQHKDRQTKTTLHPLPSKATQNEHAKLDLHSLDFYSCTDTQQKYFEQEAMACTKALLADDDLNESGSLAMTEDQKYPFVHELQAQGSFGHKRRKRPFDARNIAGQPPLKRQLLSEFDRTLDTKTSGLTPLKSCPNGTLRDRRVFSYNVHLKSNVTGPDWHPVDQKSDDLEQPCSTVSIQNRCYSDPKGGVFVPPFQKGMKTGTSVCQDVSEVSTGFIPPFKKENKETTEHSNQIDQTSISHNDSVARYCDRKNQHEGSDPKPTTSVESIPLKIMDSEEKDTEACWETLNLARDMQDMRLRKKKRQTIRPLSGSLYLAKTSGVPRIGLRDAVGRKCPGQYTQEELYQHGVHHKVSLIKSENAESFRFDCNDFFKCEVLMESGAVQLADGGWLVPDNKGSVGKDEFYRALCDTPGVDPKLISDTWVFNHYRWIVWKRASMERTFPDLMGNLCLTPEQVLLQLKFRYDVEVDHSQRSALRRIMERDDTPAKTLVLCVCGVAQTGQHPEKPVKDDKTPNAKMETCVVWLTDGWYSIKGQLDIPLSAMLNKGRLQIGDKIVTSGAELVGSQEACPPLEAPESLMLKISANSTRRARWDTKLGYYRDPRPISFPLSSLFTAGGVVSCVNIVVLRSYPTQWMEKKPNGVFIFRNDRAEDREARKHSISKHKSMDLLISKIQTQFEKEMEGKKKSQGQRRTFSRHEIEALQDGEELYEAMERDPAVETHLSASQMDAVSKYRRCLEEKRQAELQERVQKAVMEAQEAEGGCPNRDVTPVWKLSITDAKDLQSNCVYTLNIWRPSQDLYGLLREGHRYRAYHLATSEGKKRSGIAHIQFTATKKTLFQDVEVSPEWLHQHFRARECVSFKELQNPQFSSPCGEVDIVGCIVSIDGKQGRCPLLHLVDENFDLVSVRTYSSLEQLAVEELVKLRALVALSNLQARPYSGPVPSLYAGEQAVFSVNPKESHLQEAMTRLKTFVQTCQHFFSIAEEKVSDVVPSGVLSSFQSPRTPCVQSNPKINGRVTPQQKSVIFSPFTPLNRRTPASACNSEGKDPKCLKRRRGLDYLSRIPSPPPLTPLQKTASPCVNRTFNPPRRSVTPKPPQNESPRASCPPPGEEKWVHDEELAMIDTQALLEG comes from the exons ATGTTTGACAACTTCTTTAATCAAATTGACAAAG AGCTTGGACCTCTTAATCCTGACTGGTTTGAGGAGTTGACTGCAAAAGCTTTCAGAGATGAAGGGCGTCCTAAAAGTTCAAAAGTTGAGGAGGAGGAGACTGTCAAAGTATCAGCCACATCAGCCCTGGCCAGCCATTCTACACCCAAAATATTCAAGCAACCACACTTTCAGTCCCCTGCTTCCATTCTTAATGAAGAGTCCCCTTATGAAG ATTCAAGCCCTTGTTTGTTTGGTTCAGAGTCAGACAAAGACAG TCAAAGATTTGATAGATCCTGTGAAAAACCTAGAGATTACTTTG GCCTTCTAGATACACCAAAAAGGTCTTTG GCACATTCGGCAAAACAGATATCTGAGAGCCTGGGGGCACAAATCAACCCTGACCTATCCTGGACCAGCTCCTTTAACACACCATCCTCTTTGGCTCCCACTGTGATATTGC CCGAAACAGAGGAACACGCTCCATCAGCAAGTGGCCTCAAAGACAAGGAAGCAACT TTTGTCCGGAAACTCTTCCCATCTCTCTCGAAAGGATCTGCAAGCAATGCAACATTAAGTGATACATCACTAAAACAAGAGG TGATAGCTGAAAGTGAGACTATTCAGTCTGATGACCTGGGAGAAAAGCCTGTTTGCTCTCCAAATACATCTCTTGATACAAGTGGTCTGTGGAAGCAGAAGGTTCCCAGCGCTATAGAGGATGGGGACGTACGCAACACAGTGCAGAATGTTCTTGATGGTGCAGAGGACGTATTGTCAATATTCTTTAGCAACAGCACAGCAACTCTGCGAAGAAGCAAAACCAAGGAGAGGATCAGAAGGAGAATAACAGATTCCTCAAAAGATGTCAAATCAGTTGTTCTAACTTCAGAGTCAGAAGAGATATTAAAGGATGATGTAGAAACAAAAAGGCCCTGCAAAAACAAAGATGACACTCAATGGACTCCCCTAAGTTTCTCAGAATCCACTCTTAATATTGACTGTTCGGACGTGTCTTTGATAAACAATCACAACAATGTAGCATCCagtgaaattaatggttgtaCTGTTTTCAACTGCATTGCAGAAAATAGCCAAACTTTTCCACAGACTGTAAGACTCAAGTCTTATCCAGAAGGAACTCAGTGTCAGAAGCCTTTGTTAGACAAATCGCCTGCTTTCATGCTTTCTAGAAAGCCCAGAAAGTTTGTGTATCAAGTGCCAAGTTCAGATCTGTCAAAGACAGTAATTGAACACAAAGAAACCCAACCAGTATGTTTGGACCAAACACTCAAAG AAAATCCCTCAGTGGAAGAGGTGTCTAGTGACCTTAATAAATCCACAGTCGCCAGTGAAAATGCAATCAATAATCATACACAGCCACAAGACTTCAAACAGTTATCTACAGAAATCCATGATCCTGATTTAGGACTGGATATGACGCAGCTTTCCAAGGCATTTGCAGAGGATTTCACACAAGAAATAATGCCAGGAGCACTGCTTGACGTGGCTGTAAAGGGTGATCAAAATGGCCAAGTGCAACATAAAGCAGAACTGGAGGAGAAGAACGAAGATGGTAGTCAAAATGACATCTCTAATTTAGCAGACATATCTGTGAACTCTCCAAACAAGTCAACAGTCATGCTTACAACTTTTGAAATCAGTCACGACAGTGGTTGCCCCACCACCTTTTCAGATTTGGATAGTACAACAACCTCTTGTGCAGACATCAAAGagttttttccttcttttaaaATGGCAAACAACAAGGCCATTTCCATACCGAATAAGACTATAATGAAGGCCAAAGCATCATTAGATGAAGCTGCAGGGGATGTTTTGATCAACACATTAAATGGAACTACTCTGAAACATCAAACAATAGAAACATTGTGCAAATCAGTATCGGGAAGCACTAATGCAAACAGATCGCCCATAGAACAATCCATCTTCCCTAACCATGCATCAAGACTGCGTGTTAGCGATGCTCCAAAGAGTGACAGTTCAAAGagctttaaaattaatatttcaagcTGCTCTTCACCACAGTCAAATGAATCTGATTATAAAACCGGTTTAAAGAGGAATATTACAGTTTCAAATGTTGGCTTTCTAACAGAGACTCTATTGAAAGAGGAATTGGGGAGAGGTTCAGACTCATCAAAGTGCATTCATCAAAAATTGGATTTCAAAAGAATTGCTGAAAGACAGACCATGTTCAACATTAATAGCGCACACAATCCCACCGCAGTGGACTCCAGCCGTGAAGATGATGAGGAGAATGGCACGTTGACAGCATCTCAAAAGGCTGATGTTACAGAATTGTGCAATCTTTTGGAGGAAGCAAATAGTCAACATGAATTTACCCAGTCCAAACCAGCAAATCATTTCTCAGACAACCACACTACAGAGAAAGAGTGGGATCCCGATATACTCTACGGCATTGACTTTGATGATAGTTTTAACTGTGATGTGAAAGAAAAGCATCCCATCAAGACGGACTCTTCTTCAGTAAACGCTTCTGATCATATTCAAATTGTAGATGCTTACAAATTACCATGCCCCATGTCAAAGGAAACGCAAAATGGCATTGTGCCTTTGTCAGTGGCTGAAGACGGTTCTTTAGTTGATGGAATTAAGAGTATACAGTCTCATTTCAGTGATAATACTCCAgttcatttttttggttttaaaactgCTAAAGGGGAAGCTATAAGCATATCAGAAAAGAGTTTAAACAATGCAAGGCACGTTTTTGAAGAGGATGATCAAAAAGCCGTGTGTATTAAAGAAGTCAAGGTGGATATTGGATTAATAAAGCCAGAACATGTTGAAACAGAGCCTACATTCAATACTTTTGATAGTATGAGCACAGAAAATAAAACCTACCTTCAGATTAAACAAGATGTAAATTTCAGctctctaaatgtaaatgcagcTTGTAAAGAGAGAAATAAGCAAGTGATAGAAAATGAAGGAACAGAGCAGAATTGTTTAGGtgaaaaaacagatgttttttgtgTTGACTCCAAtagtcattttggttttagtacAGCCAGCGGAGCAAAGCTGAAAGTGCCTGAAAAGGCTCTCCTGCAAGCAAGAAAACTTCTTAATGATGTTGACAGCTTAGAagagtcacaaacacacaaactcactctccATGCTTCTGGAAACCATAATGGCTCTATGTCAACAACTAGCCTTAAGAAAACAAAAGCAGTTTCTAGGAGTAATACCTCTATAAAAATAAGTGAGCCGTACTTAGTAACCAAAATATCTGATGGTGTGGATAGGCTTTGCTTCAACAGCGAGAAGGTCTTTCAAGAACAGAAATCTAGCAGTGATCCTAAAGAAGTTTTCTCAAAGATTTTTCCCACAGAAACTTTTTCGCTTCAGTCAGAGGAAGGCTATGGTTTTCAGACCGCCAGTGGGAAAGGAGTTTCAGTTTCAGCCTGTGCCCTTAAGAAGGCAAAGGACATATTTAAAGACTGTGATGAAAATATTGACTTGAAAATGGAGGGAATCAATGACAAACTGGATGTTGAAATCAAACAAGTAAATGCATTTACTCCAAACTGTAAACGTGTGACATTTTCAGATGTGTCATTCATGGAGGCCAACACTGTTCTCAATGACTCTGACGTGACCGATGATGACTTATTGCTGTCCTCTTCAGTCCAGCAACCCCCTCAGAAAGACCTTCAGAGTGAATTTTCTAAGCATCCTTATGAGTTGCTTCCTCGTAACGGCAACTGTGGTTTCAGTACTGCCAGTGGTAAGAAGGTGTCCATCTCAGCTGGAGCACTACAAAGTAGTAAGGATCTGTTGTCTGATGATGGTTTCTCATGTGCTGATGGATCTCCAAAGACAAAGAAGGTTGTTGATATTCAAACGGACACTAGCTCTATAAGAAAACACAAAGGATTCTCTACAGCAGATGGGAAGAAGGTGGCTGTCTCTGCTGCAGGGCTGCAAAGGGCAAAGAATCTCTTCAGAGATTGTGAAGAAGAGCGCTTATCATTTGAAGATCTTCAGCACCAAAACTTTAAAGGTTTCAGTGATGTCTCAAAAAAGCCACTGACTAAGATAAGGATGGCATTTGCAGGTTGCAGTGACATCTCCTTCAGCCATGAGCATGAGACTGGGGATTCTTCAGGAAACAACATAGGATTCTCTACAGCAGGTGGGAAGAAGGTGGCCGTCTCTGCTACTGGGCTGCAAAGGGCAAAGAGTCTTTTTAAAGATTGTGAAGAGGAGAGTTTAGCTTCTGGGAGTCATCACCACCAAGTCTGTCAGGGTTTCAGCACTGCCAGTGGCAAAGATGTTACCATCTCCGAAAAGGCACTGAGTGAGGTTAGAGCAGCATTGGCAGGTTGTGATGACACCTCCTTTCATCATGAGCCTGAAAATACTTCAGGAAACAACATAGGATTCTCTACAGCAGGTGGGAAGAAGGTGGCCATATCTGCTACTGGGCTGCAAAGGGCAAAGAGTCTTTTTAAAGATTGTGAAGAGGAGAGTTTAGCTTCTGGGAGTCATCACCACCAAGTCTGTCAGGGTTTCAGCACTGCCAGTGGCAAAGATGTTACCATCTCCGAAAAGGCACTGAGTGAGGTTAGAGCAGCATTTGCAGGTTGTGATGACACCTCCTTTCATCATGAGCCTGAAAATTCTTCAAGAAACAACATAGGATTCTCTACAGCAGGTGGGAAGAAGGTGGCCGTCTCTGCTACTGGGCTGCAAAGGGCaaagtgtctttttaaagattGTGAAGAGGAGAGTTTAGCTTCTGGAAGTCTTCAGCACCAAGTCTGTCAGGGTATCAGCACTGCCAGTGGCAAAGATGTTACCGTCTCCGAAAAGGCACTGAGTGAGGTTAGAGCAGCATTTGCAAGTTGTGATGACACCTCCTTTCATCATGAGCCTGAAAATACTTCAGGAAACAACATAGGATTCTCTACAGCAGGTGGGAAGAAGGTGGCCATCTCTGCTAATGCAGTTCAGAGGGCcaagtgtctttttaaagattGTGAAGAGGAAAATTTATCATACGAGGAGGTCCCACCTCAAACTAAGAGTTCTCATAAAAGCAGTGAGGATATGGTGGATGGAAACCTAAAATTTGAACAACTTAACAAGAAAAATTATGGTTTCAGTACTGCAGGTGGGAAAGGTGTGTCTGTATCAGAAGTTGCCCTTGAGGAAGCTTCTAAATTATTCAGAGATTGTGATGCCCAAGTTACTTTTACTGATAGCCAGCTGCTACAGAGTGATTCCTCAGAATGCCGTCCTCAACATAAAGATAGACAAACCAAAACCACTCTGCATCCTTTGCCATCTAAAGCAACTCAGAATGAACATGCAAAACTAGACTTGCACTCTTTGGATTTTTACAGTTGCACAGACACCCAGCAGAAATACTTTGAGCAGGAAGCAATGGCTTGCACTAAAGCTTTACTGGCAGATGATGACCTGAATGAATCAGGCAGTTTGGCGATGACAGAGGACCAAAAATATCCATTTGTTCATGAACTACAGGCACAGGGATCTTTTGGCCATAAGAGAAGGAAGCGTCCATTTGATGCCAGAAATATAGCAG GTCAGCCTCCTTTGAAAAGACAACTTCTCTCAGAGTTTGACCGGACGTTAGATACAAAGACCTCAGGCCTCACACCACTTAAAAGCTGTCCAAATG GAACGTTAAGAGACAGGCGTGTCTTCAGTTACAATGTCCACCTCAAGTCAAATGTCACTGGTCCAGATTG GCATCCTGTGGACCAAAAGTCAGATGACCTCGAGCAACCGTGTTCAACTGTATCTATCCAAAACAGATGCTACTCAGACCCTAAAGGAGGGGTGTTTGTGCCCCCTTTTCAAAAGGGTATGAAGACTGGGACATCAGTCTGTCAAGATGTTTCTGAAGTGTCCACAGGTTTTATCCCACCTTTCAAGaaggaaaacaaagaaacaactgAACATAGCAATCAAATAGACCAAACTTCTATATCACATAATGACAGTGTTGCACGATATTGTGATAGGAAGAACCAACACGAGGGTTCTGACCCTAAACCAACCACTTCAGTGGAAAGCATACCTTTGAAAATCATGGACTCTGAAGAGAAAG ACACAGAGGCATGCTGGGAGACCTTGAACCTAGCTAGGGATATGCAAGACATGAGACTCAGAAAGAAGAAAAGGCAGACTATTCGTCCACTATCTGGCAGCCTTTACCTTGCTAAGAcgtctggtgtccccagaatagGTCTGAGAGATGCTGTGGGACGCAAATGTCCTGGTCAATACACACAGGAGGAG CTGTATCAGCATGGTGTACATCACAAGGTCTCActaataaaaagtgaaaatgctgaatcattcagatTTGACTGTAATGACTTCTTCAAATGTGAGGTCCTCATGGAGTCTGGTGCTGTCCAGCTGGCAGATGGAGGCTGGTTGGTTCCAGACAATAAGGGTTCTGTgggcaaagatgaattttataG AGCATTGTGTGACACACCTGGTGTCGATCCCAAACTGATCAGTGATACCTGGGTATTCAACCATTACCGATGGATTGTATGGAAACGGGCCTCCATGGAAAGAACGTTTCCAGATTTGATGGGTAACCTATGTTTGACTCCAGAGCAAGTACTTTTGCAGCTAAAATTCAG ATATGATGTGGAGGTGGACCACAGTCAGCGATCTGCTCTCAGGAGGATCATGGAGAGGGACGACACTCCAGCTAAGACGTTAGTGCTCTGTGTATGTGGTGTTGCTCAAACTGGTCAACATCCAGAAAAGCCAGTAAAAGATGACAAAACTCCTAATGCAAAGATGGAGACCTGTGTGGTCTGGCTCACAGATGGCTGGTATTCCATCAAAGGCCAGTTAGACATTCCGCTCTCTGCCATGCTGAACAAGGGCCGTCTCCAAATCGGTGATAAGATTGTGACCAGTGGAGCTGAGTTGGTTGGTTCCCAAGAAGCCTGTCCTCCTCTGGAAGCTCCTGAATCTCTGATGCTAAAG ATTTCAGCCAACAGCACAAGACGAGCTCGGTGGGACACTAAGTTGGGTTACTATCGTGACCCTCGGCCTATCAGCTTTCCACTGTCATCACTGTTCACTGCTGGAGGTGTTGTAAGCTGTGTGAACATTGTGGTGTTGAGAAGTTACCCCACTCAG TGGATGGAGAAGAAGCCCAATGGTGTCTTTATATTTCGCAATGATCGTGCAGAAGATCGAGAGGCCagaaaacacagcatctccaagCACAAATCCATGGATCTTCTTATTTCCAAAATACAGACCCAATTCGAAAAAGAAATGGAAG GTAAAAAGAAAAGTCAAGGCCAAAGGAGGACATTTAGTCGACATGAGATTGAAGCACTGCAGGATGGGGAAGAGTTATATGAGGCAATGGAGCGGGATCCTGCTGTTGAG ACCCATCTAAGTGCGAGTCAGATGGATGCAGTGAGTAAGTACAGACGCTGTTTGGAGGAAAAGAGGCAGGCGGAGCTGCAGGAGCGTGTGCAGAAGGCTGTAATGGAAGCCCAGGAGGCTGAGGGTGGGTGTCCCAATCGAGATGTAACTCCTGTTTGGAAGCTCAGCATTACTGATGCCAAAGACCTGCAGAGCAACTGTG TTTACACCCTGAATATCTGGCGCCCATCGCAAGACTTGTATGGCTTGCTCAGAGAGGGCCACAGATATAGGGCGTATCATCTTGCCACATCAGAGGGGAAGAAACGCTCAGGCATTGCTCACATCCAGTTCACTGCCACCAAGAAAACACTCTTCCAGGATGTTGAG GTGTCTCCAGAATGGTTGCATCAGCATTTTCGTGCTCGAGAATGCGTAAGCTTCAAAGAACTTCAAAACCCTCAGTTCAGCTCACCTTGTGGGGAGGTTGACATAGTGGGATGTATTGTCTCTATAGATGGCAAACAAG GCCGTTGCCCATTACTGCATCTTGTGGATGAGAACTTTGACCTGGTCTCTGTGAGAACCTACAGTAGTCTGGAGCAGTTAGCTGTAGAAGAGCTGGTAAAGCTGCGAGCACTGGTCGCTCTTAGTAATCTTCAGGCGAGACCATACTCTGGACCTGTGCCAAGCCTTTATGCAGGAGAACAAGCAGTATTTTCTGTAAACCCCAAAGAATCCCATCTACAAGAAGCTATGACCCGTCTGAAGACTTTTGTCCAG ACTTGTCAGCATTTTTTCAGCATTGCGGAGGAGAAGGTCTCAGATGTTGTTCCTTCAGGTGTCTTGAGTTCTTTTCAGTCTCCAAGAACTCCTTGTGTGCAGTCTAATCCAAAAATTAATGGCAGG GTAACCCCACAGCAGAAGAGCGTCATTTTCTCACCTTTCACTCCACTGAATAGGAGAACTCCTGCATCTGCATGTAACAGCGAGGGAAaagaccccaaatgtttgaaaagAAGGCGCGGTTTGGACTACCTGTCACGTATCCCATCCCCTCCACCCCTCACTCCTCTGCAAAAAACAGCTTCTCCCTGTGTTAACAGGACCTTCAATCCACCACGGAGATCTGTGACTCCCAAACCTCCACAGAATGAGTCACCTCGAGCCTCATGTCCCCCACCGGGCGAGGAGAAGTGGGTGCATGATGAAGAGCTGGCGATGATAGACACCCAGGCGTTACTTGAAGGCTGA